One genomic region from Xyrauchen texanus isolate HMW12.3.18 chromosome 16, RBS_HiC_50CHRs, whole genome shotgun sequence encodes:
- the erg28 gene encoding ergosterol biosynthetic protein 28 homolog, whose product MSRVLNVLRSWLLMVSVIAMGNTVQSFRDHSFLSEKLYTGTPQYVNGLQARTFGIWTLLSSIIRCACAIDIQNRTLYHITLWTFVLALGHFLSEAFIYKTAPLTIGVMAPLIVASFSIVGMLIGLQCVSEMQEVSGARQKKRN is encoded by the exons ATGAGTCGGGTTCTGAATGTTTTGAGGAGTTGGCTGCTCATGGTGTCTGTGATCGCGATGGGGAATACAGTACAGAGCTTCAGAGATCACAGCTTCTTATCGGAGAAACTCTACACGGGCACACCTCAATACG TAAATGGTCTCCAGGCGAGAACGTTTGGCATCTGGACTCTCCTGTCCTCCATCATCCGCTGCGCCTGTGCAATAGACATTCAGAACAGAAC GCTTTATCACATCACCTTGTGGACGTTTGTACTGGCGCTCGGTCACTTCCTGTCAGAAGCGTTCATCTATAAAACGGCTCCTCTGACCATTGGAGTCATGGCCCCTCTGATTGTAGCAA GTTTCTCTATTGTGGGCATGTTGATTGGGTTGCAGTGTGTCTCTGAGATGCAGGAAGTTAGTGGAGCTCGTCAGAAGAAGAGGAACTGA